A genome region from Piliocolobus tephrosceles isolate RC106 chromosome 8, ASM277652v3, whole genome shotgun sequence includes the following:
- the ZP3 gene encoding zona pellucida sperm-binding protein 3 encodes MELSYRLFICLMLWGSTELCYPQPLWLLQGGASRAETSVQPVLVECREATLVVTVSKDLFGTGKLIRAADLTLGPEACEPLVSMDTEDVVRFEVGLHECGSSMQVTDDALVYSTFLLHNPRPVGNLSIVRTNRAEIPIECRYPRQGNVSSQAILPTWLPFRTTVFSEEKLTFSLHLMEENWNAEKRSPTFHLGDAAHLQAEIHTGSHVPLRLFVDHCVATPTPDQNASPYHTIVDFHGCLVDGLTDASSAFKVPRPRPDTLQFTVDVFHFANDSRNMIYITCHLKAIPAEQEPDELNKACSFSKSSNSWFPVEGPADICQCCSKGDCGTPSHSRRQPHVVSQWSRSTSRNRRHVTEEADITVGPLIFLDRSADYEVEQWALPADTSVLLLGIGLAVVASLTLTAVILVLTRRCRTASHPVSVSQ; translated from the exons ATGGAGCTGAGCTATAGGCTCTTCATCTGCCTCATGCTCTGGGGTAGTACCGAGCTGTGCTACCCCCAACCCCTCTGGCTCTTGCAGGGTGGAGCCAGCCGTGCTGAGACGTCCGTACAGCCCGTACTGGTGGAGTGTCGGGAGGCCACCCTGGTGGTCACAGTCAGCAAAGATCTTTTTGGCACCGGGAAGCTCATCAGGGCTGCTGACCTCACCTTGGGCCCAGAGGCCTGTGAGCCTCTGGTCTCCATGGACACCGAGGATGTGGTCAGGTTTGAGGTTGGACTCCACGAGTGTGGCAGCAGCATGCAG GTGACTGACGATGCCCTGGTGTACAGCACCTTCCTGCTCCACAACCCCCGCCCTGTGGGAAACCTGTCCATCGTGAGGACTAACCGCGCAGAGATTCCCATCGAGTGCCGCTACCCCAG GCAGGGCAATGTGAGCAGCCAGGCCATCCTGCCCACCTGGTTGCCCTTCAGGACCACGGTATTCTCGGAGGAGAAGCTGACTTTCTCTCTGCATCTGATGGAGG AGAACTGGAACGCTGAGAAGAGGTCCCCCACCTTCCACCTGGGAGATGCAGCCCACCTCCAGGCAGAAATCCACACTGGCAGCCACGTGCCACTGCGGTTGTTTGTGGACCACTGCGTGGCCACACCAACACCAGACCAGAACGCCTCCCCTTATCACACCATCGTGGACTTCCATGG CTGTCTTGTCGATGGTCTCACTGATGCCTCTTCTGCATTCAAAGTTCCTCGACCCAGGCCAGATACACTCCAGTTCACAGTGGATGTCTTCCACTTTGCTAATGACTCCAGAAACATG ATATACATCACCTGCCACCTGAAGGCCATCCCAGCTGAGCAGGAACCAGATGAACTCAACAAAGCCTGTTCCTTCAGCAAGTCTTCCAACAG CTGGTTCCCAGTGGAAGGCCCAGCTGACATCTGTCAATGCTGTAGCAAGGGTGACTGTGGCACTCCAAGCCACTCCAGGAGGCAGCCCCATGTCGTGAGCCAGTGGTCCAGGTCTACTTCTCGTAACCGCAGGCATG TGACAGAAGAAGCAGATATCACTGTGGGGCCACTGATCTTCCTGGACAGGAGTGCTGACTATGAAGTAGAGCAGTGGGCCTTGCCGGCTGACACCTCCGTGCTGCTGCTGGGCATAGGCCTGGCCGTGGTGGCATCTCTGACTCTGACCGCTGTTATCCTGGTTCTCACCAGGAGGTGTCGCACTGCCTCCCACCCTGTGTCTGTTTCCCAATAA